In the Niveibacterium umoris genome, ATGCCGATGAAGAGGCCATCTGGAACGAGCACCGCGAAAGCACGCGCGACCGCGACCTCGACATCACTGGCCTGTCGTACGCCACGCTGGAAGCCGAAGGCCCGCAACAGTGGCCCTTCCGGAGCGGGGCGAGCGGCGGCAAGACCCGCTTGTACGAAGACGGCCTCTTCCCCACCGAAACGGGCCGCGCGAAGTTCGTCGCCACCGAACACCTGCCGGTCGCCGAGCCGGTATCGGCCAAATACCCGATCGCGCTGACCACCGGACGCCTGCGCGACCAGTGGCACGGCATGAGTCGCACCGGCACCCTGGCGCGACTGTTTGCGCATGAAGCCGAACCCCTGCTGCACATGAACCGGGCCGATCTGGATCGCCGCTCGCTCGCTGAAGGCGACCTGGTAAGGGTAAGCAGCCGCCGCGGCGCGGTCACCGTGAAGGTCGCCGCGAGCGATTCGGTGCGGCCCGGCCAGGCCTTCCTGCCGATGCACTGGGGCAGCAATTCGATGGGTGGCCACGGCATTAATGCGCTGACCGTGCCCGCCTTCGATCCCTGGTCGAAACAGCCAGAGCTCAAACACACCGCGGTGCAAGTCGAGAAGTTTGCCGAGGGGCGCGAGATCGTCGCACTTCGCCGCGTCGAGCCCGGCGCCGACGACAGCGCGATGGTGGTCATGGCGCGGGTACGCGAAGCACTGCACAGCAGCCTGCCGGACGCCAGCTATTCCAGCCTCACGCTGGCCGGGCGCGATGCACCGGTCGTGGTGCTCAAGGCCCGCGCGCCAGCAACCGGCGACGCAGCGATTGCAGCGCTCGACCGTGCCGTGGCGCTCGACGATGCACACGCGCTCAGCTACCGCGACGCACGTCGCGATATCGCCAAGCGAGCGCTGATCGACGGCGACACGCTCAGCGCGGTACGCCTGGTCGGCGAAACCAAAGCGGCCGGCTGGCTGCAAGACATGATGGCGCAAGGCACCCCTGCCGGAGAGGCGCGCAAATGGCTGCTCGCCCCGCTGACGCAGCCCCCTGCCGGGCAACAGCAACAGCGCGGCAAGGTGGTCTGCAACTGTTTCGACGTGGCCGAACGCGACATCGTTGCCGCCTTCGCATCCGGTGAAACGCTTGAGTCGCTGCAAGCCCGCACCCGGTGCGGCACCAACTGCGGTTCCTGCGTTCCCGAACTCAAACGGCTCTGCACCGGGGGACAACCCACATGAGCCACCGCGGCGTCGTACGGCAACCCCGAACGGCGCTGCGTTCCGGAGCGCGCGCCGGCAACCCCTGCGAGACGCTCCGACAACAACAAGACCTTTCACCAAGCACTCGATACCCCAGGAGGACCGTGTGATGGATGTTGCTACCGCGCTCACCAAAATCGGGCGCGGCCCCGCCTTGTGCGAAGACCTCGCGCAAGACGAAGCCCACGATCTGTTCAATCGCATGCTCTCCGGCAGCGTCTCGCAGGTGCGCCTCGGTGCGCTGCTGATGGCCCTGCGCTGGAAGGGCGAGACGATCGACGAGATGCTCGGATTCGCCACGGCGCTCGCCGAGCACACGCTCGAACTCGAAGCACCGCACGGTTCGCGCCGCGTCGCGATCATCCCGAGCTACGCCAGCCGCCACAGCCAGCCCAACCTGATGCCCGCACTCGCCTTGCGCCTGGCACAGACCGGCGTGCCGGTACTGGTACACGGCTCGCTCGGCGAAGGGCGGGTGCCGCCCAGCTTCAGCGTGTTCGAACACCTTGGCCGCCCGACAGCAAAGTCACTCGGCGACGCGATGGAAACCCTCGCGGTGCACAACCTTGCGGTAGTCCCGACCCACCTGCTTGCGCCGGATCTTGACCGTCTGCTTAACCTGCGCGACGAACTCGGCGCCCGCCATGTCGGCCACCTGATCGCAAAACTCATCGACCCGATGCCGACGCAAAGCCTGCGCCTGATCTGCGCAAGCCAGCCGGAAGCGGTGGCCGCGCTGCACGACTTGCTGATCGACCAGCGTGCAGAAGCCATGCTGATGCATGCGCCCGACGGTGAATCGGTGGCCAGCGCAGACCGCCGCCCGCGCATTGCCTGGCTGCGCAACGGCGAGGCCAACGTGCTGTACGACGAAGAGGTCTCAGGCTGGTCGCCGGCGCCGATCCGCTGCGACCCGAACGATCCGGCGATGGTCGCGCAGGTGATCCGCGACATGATGGAGGGCCGCCGTGCGACGCCGACGCCGCTGTCGAACCAGCTGGCCGCCTGCCTGTTCGCGACCGGCCACGCGCGCGACCTGATGCATGCCCGTGCGATGGTCGCGGTCGGCGTCGGCATGACCTGAGGCACGGCACAAAAGCAGGCACACACTGCAGCGCGAATCTCCGAATCTGACAAATCCGCGATTGGCCGCAAGGCGTCGTACAATCGAGGGCTTGTCAATCGATGTCGCCGACCGCCCTTCACCATGATCAACCGCTTCTCGCAACGCCAGCGCTTTTCTGCGATTGCCCTGTTCTGTTTTGCCCTGATCGGGGTCGGCCTGATCCTGCAAGTCCTCAAACACGTGCAGCCTTGCCCGATGTGCATCATGCAGCGTTACGCCTTCGTAGCCGCGGGCGCGCTGGCAGTGCTCGGCGCGCTGCACAACCCGCTTGGCCGCGGCGGGCAGATCTATGCGGCACTGATCAGCCTGACCGCGCTGACGGGCGCCGGCATCGGCGCACGCCAGAGCTGGCTGCAGTGGTTCCCGCCGCAGTTTGTCGAATGCGGGCCTGACCTTGAGTTCATGATGAACAGCTTCCCGATCGCGCAGGCTTTGCCGATGATCTTCCAGGGTAGCGGCGACTGCGCGAAAGTGGACTGGACCTTTCTCGGTCTCTCGATTGCCAACCTCGCGGTAATCGGTTTCACCGTGGTGCTCGGCATCGCGCTGTCGGTGGTGCTGCAGCGTCGCGAACGCAAACGCTTCGCGCGCTGAGCCGACCACGCCGGGCTCGGTTCCGGCGCGAATGTTTAACCCGAATCCTGATGCAGCGCCGTTCAAGTGGGTGTCACCACTCACAGGAGCTGCATCATGTCCCGCCCTCATCCCTTAGCCACCCACGCCGCCCTGCTCGCGCTCGTAGTGCTCGCGAACGGCTGCGCACAGGCAGCCCTGGTCGAACTCGAAGTCGTCGACCGCAGCAGCAATACCGCGCTCGACACTTACGTCCACCGCGGCACGCGTTTTGTCGCTGGCACGCCGGGTCAGCGGTATGCGCTGCGCCTGAACAACCGAAGCGGTGGCCGCGTGCTGGTAGTGCTATCCGTCGATGGCGTGAATGTCGTCAGCGGTGAAACCGCCGCCTGGGGTCAGACCGGCTATGTGCTGCCGCCCTGGGGCAGCGCCGAGATCGCGGGCTGGCGCAAGAACATGTCGGAGACGGCGGCGTTCTACTTCGCCGCCTTGCCGGAATCCTACGCCGCGCGCACCGGCCGCCCCGACAACGTCGGCGTGATCGGCGCCGCGGTCTTTCGCGAGCGCTACATTCCGCCGCCAGCCCCGCTCGCGGCCGCTCCCGCTGCCCGCAGCGCGGAAGCCGCCGCGGGCACGAGCGCCGACCGCGCGATGGCGAAAAAATCCGAACAACTCGGGACAGGGCACGGCGAACGCGAGTACGCCCCAACCGAGTACACCGAGTTCGTGCGCGCGAGCAGCCGACCGGACGAGGTCGTGCAGATCCGCTATGACAGCTACCCGAACCTGCTCGCCAGCGGCGTGATCGCACGCCCGCGACCCATGCCGCTAGAGCCGCAAGCCTTTCCCGGCTTCGTGCCGGATCCACGCTATTGAGGCCCGGCACGCGGCCATCCACGAAACACGCCCACATCGCACCACATCGGCGCATCGGCGCACCGCAGCGATGCGCCGATTTGTCGGTGCGCGTGTTCCCGGTAGCACGCATCCCTTTCACCACGGCGAGCCGGCAGCAGGCATACGGATTGCTAAGGAAATTGCGACCGGAACATCCGCTGCATGCCGGGCGCCACCGAAGGCCGCCGCTGCAGTTTCGCGATGATCCACCGCAGGGCCACGACGGCCTTCCGGGTGGCAAGCGCGGCCAACGACGGCCGCCGCACGGATCAGCGTAGATCCCCACGAACGCAAACACTTTTCTGCATGGCCGCTGGCCGTGCGCGTTTCGTCGAGGGATGCAACATGCGCAAACTCAAACTGGTGATGGTGGGCAACGGCATGGCCGGCTGCCGCACGCTCGAAGAGCTGATCAAGCTCGCACCGGACATGTACGACATCACCGTGTTCGGGGCCGAGCCGCACCCGAACTACAACCGCATCCTGCTCTCGCCGGTGCTCGCCGGCGAGATGACCGTGCAGGACATCATCCTCAACGACTGGGACTGGTACCGCGACAACGGCATCACCCTGCATGCCGGCAAGACCGTCGCCACCATCGACCGCATCAACCGCAAGGTGATCGCGGACGACGGCACCGAGGCCGAGTACGACCGCCTGCTGCTCGCAACCGGCTCGACGCCTTTCATCCTGCCGGTGCCGGGCAAGGATCTGCCGGGCGTGATCGCGTATCGCGACATCAAGGACACCGACGAGATGATCGACGCCGCGGCGAAGCACAAGCACGCGGTGGTGATCGGCGCCGGCCTGCTCGGCCTGGAGGCGGCCAACGGCCTCGCGCTGCGCGGCATGGACGTGACCGTGGTGCACATCGGCGAATGGATCATGGAACGCCAGATGGACCCGACCTCGGCGCGCATGCTGCAGAAGGCGCTGGAGGCGAAGAACATGCAGTTCCGCCTTGCCGCCAGCACGGCCGAGCTGATCGCCGGGGAGTCGGGCCGTGTCGCGGCGGTGAAGTTCAAGGATGGCGAGACGATCCCGGCCGATCTGGTCGTGATGGCCGCCGGCATCCGCCCGAATACCGCGCTGGCCGAGAAGGCGGGCCTGCACTGCAACCGCGGCATCGTCGTCAACGACACGCTGCAGACCTACGACCCACGCATCTACGCGGTGGGCGAATGCGCGAACCACCGTGGCACCGCCTACGGCCTCGTCGCACCGCTGTTCGAGCAGGCGAAGGTATGCGCGAACCACCTCGCGATGTTCGGCATCGGCCGCTACCAGGGCTCGGTGACCTCCACCAAGCTGAAGGTCACCGGCATCGACCTGTTCTCGGCTGGCGATTTCATGGGCGGCGAAGGCACCGAGGACATCGTGCTGCACGACCCCGGCATGGGCATCTACAAGAAGGTGGTGATCAAGGAGAACAGGATTGTCGGCGCGGTGATGTACGGCGACACGGCCGACGGCGCCTGGTACTTCCAGCTGATGAAGGATGCGCAGGATGTGCATGACATCCGCGACCACCTGCTGTTCGGCAAATCGCATCTGGGTGACGTGGGCCACAAGGGCGCCAACAGCGCCGCGAGCCTGCCGGACACGGCGGAGGTATGCGGCTGCAACGGCGTGTGCAAGGGCACCATCGTCAAGGCGATCAAGACGCAAGGCCTCTTCACGCTGGACGAAGTGCGCAAGCACACCAAGGCATCGAGCTCCTGCGGCTCCTGCACCGGCCTGGTCGAGCAGATCCTGGCCTCCACCGTGGGTGGCGCCTACACGCCGGCCGACTCGAACAACAAGGCGGTCTGCGGCTGTACCGATCTGTCCCACGGCGAAGTGCGCAAGGCGATCCGCGACAACAAGCTGCTGACGATTCCGCAGGCGATGCACTTCATGGAGTGGAAAACGCCGAACGGCTGCGCAAGCTGCCGTCCGGCACTCAACTACTACCTGATCTCGACCTGGCCGCACGAGGCGCAGGACGACCCGCAGAGCCGCTTCATCAACGAACGCGCTCACGCCAACATCCAGAAGGACGGCACCTACTCGGTCGTGCCGCGCATGCTGGGCGGCATCACCACGCCGGACGAACTGCGCGCGATCGCCGACGCCGCCGACAAGTACAAGGTGCCCACGGTGAAGGTCACTGGCGGCCAGCGTATCGACCTGCTCGGCGTGAAGAAGGAAGACCTGCCGCTGATGTGGGCGGACTTCGCCAAGGCCGGCATGGTCTCCGGCCACGCCTACGGCAAGTCGATCCGCACGGTGAAGACCTGTGTCGGCGCCGAGCACTGCCGCTTTGGCACGCAGCTCTCGATGAGCATGGGCGTCAAGCTGGAGAAGATGCTGTTCGGTATGTGGAGCCCGCACAAGGTGAAGCTCGCTGTCTCCGGCTGCCCGCGCAACTGCGCCGAAGCCGGCATCAAGGACGTGGGCGTGATCGGTGTGGATTCCGGCTACGAGCTCTACGTCGCCGGCAACGGCGGCATCAAGACCGAGGTGGCCGAGTTCTTCGCCAAGGTGAAGACCGACGAGGAGGTGATGGAGTACTCCGGCGCCTTCCTGCAGCTCTACCGCGAAGAGGGCTACTACCTCGAGCGCACGGTGCACTACGTGCAGCGCGTGGGGCTGGATTACGTCAAGAGCAAGGTCGTCGAAGACGCCGCCAACCGCCGCGCGCTGCATGAGCGCCTGCTGTTTGCCCTGCAGGGTTACAAGGACCCGTGGCAGGAACGTACCGAGGGTGCGCTCAAGCGGCCCTACATCCCGATTGCCGTCGTCGCGTAAGGAGAGCCGCCATGAGCGAATGGGAAGACTGGTTTGAAGGTGACGACGCAGCCGACTAGGCCTGCGCCCGTCCCCACCCGAATGCACCGCGCCGCGCGCCCCACGGGCCGTGGCGCCAGAGAGGATCTTCATTCATGAGTACAGCCGTCATGGACACAGCAATCGACTGGAAGCGTGTGTGCACGCTCGACGAAATCCCGGTGCTCGGCTCGCGTGTGGTGCGCGGCACCAAGCACGGCGACATCGCGATCTTCCGCACCTCGGACGACGAAGTCTTCGCGCTGCACGACAAGTGCCCGCACAAGGGCGGCCCGCTGTCGCAGGGCATCGTGCATGGCAAGACGGTCACCTGCCCGCTGCACAGCTGGAAGATCGGGCTCGACAGTGGCGAAGCGGTGGCGCCCGATG is a window encoding:
- the ybiB gene encoding DNA-binding protein YbiB, whose translation is MDVATALTKIGRGPALCEDLAQDEAHDLFNRMLSGSVSQVRLGALLMALRWKGETIDEMLGFATALAEHTLELEAPHGSRRVAIIPSYASRHSQPNLMPALALRLAQTGVPVLVHGSLGEGRVPPSFSVFEHLGRPTAKSLGDAMETLAVHNLAVVPTHLLAPDLDRLLNLRDELGARHVGHLIAKLIDPMPTQSLRLICASQPEAVAALHDLLIDQRAEAMLMHAPDGESVASADRRPRIAWLRNGEANVLYDEEVSGWSPAPIRCDPNDPAMVAQVIRDMMEGRRATPTPLSNQLAACLFATGHARDLMHARAMVAVGVGMT
- the nirB gene encoding nitrite reductase large subunit NirB, producing the protein MRKLKLVMVGNGMAGCRTLEELIKLAPDMYDITVFGAEPHPNYNRILLSPVLAGEMTVQDIILNDWDWYRDNGITLHAGKTVATIDRINRKVIADDGTEAEYDRLLLATGSTPFILPVPGKDLPGVIAYRDIKDTDEMIDAAAKHKHAVVIGAGLLGLEAANGLALRGMDVTVVHIGEWIMERQMDPTSARMLQKALEAKNMQFRLAASTAELIAGESGRVAAVKFKDGETIPADLVVMAAGIRPNTALAEKAGLHCNRGIVVNDTLQTYDPRIYAVGECANHRGTAYGLVAPLFEQAKVCANHLAMFGIGRYQGSVTSTKLKVTGIDLFSAGDFMGGEGTEDIVLHDPGMGIYKKVVIKENRIVGAVMYGDTADGAWYFQLMKDAQDVHDIRDHLLFGKSHLGDVGHKGANSAASLPDTAEVCGCNGVCKGTIVKAIKTQGLFTLDEVRKHTKASSSCGSCTGLVEQILASTVGGAYTPADSNNKAVCGCTDLSHGEVRKAIRDNKLLTIPQAMHFMEWKTPNGCASCRPALNYYLISTWPHEAQDDPQSRFINERAHANIQKDGTYSVVPRMLGGITTPDELRAIADAADKYKVPTVKVTGGQRIDLLGVKKEDLPLMWADFAKAGMVSGHAYGKSIRTVKTCVGAEHCRFGTQLSMSMGVKLEKMLFGMWSPHKVKLAVSGCPRNCAEAGIKDVGVIGVDSGYELYVAGNGGIKTEVAEFFAKVKTDEEVMEYSGAFLQLYREEGYYLERTVHYVQRVGLDYVKSKVVEDAANRRALHERLLFALQGYKDPWQERTEGALKRPYIPIAVVA
- the nirD gene encoding nitrite reductase small subunit NirD — translated: MDWKRVCTLDEIPVLGSRVVRGTKHGDIAIFRTSDDEVFALHDKCPHKGGPLSQGIVHGKTVTCPLHSWKIGLDSGEAVAPDVGCTRPFAAKLEDGVVWLNA
- a CDS encoding disulfide bond formation protein B; its protein translation is MINRFSQRQRFSAIALFCFALIGVGLILQVLKHVQPCPMCIMQRYAFVAAGALAVLGALHNPLGRGGQIYAALISLTALTGAGIGARQSWLQWFPPQFVECGPDLEFMMNSFPIAQALPMIFQGSGDCAKVDWTFLGLSIANLAVIGFTVVLGIALSVVLQRRERKRFAR